Genomic DNA from Streptomyces sp. NBC_00464:
GCCGCCCGGTACATCGGGAACCTGGAAGTCGTAGGACCAGTTGAAGTCACCGGAGTTGAGGCTGGTGCTCCATGTCGAGGAGGGCGAGAGAGAGGTGGCCTTGTAGTCGCCCTTGTCTCCCTCTGTTGTTGCCGTGGCTGCCAGGACCGTGGGTGCGACTGTCTGGAGTGCGACGGCGCTGGCGGTCAGCGTCTGCTGAGCGCTGTCGCGGACTGCGGCGACCGGCTTGGCGACACGGCACTTCTCCTGCTCAGGTGTTGTCAGTGCGCAGGAAGGCAGCTCAACCAGGTGCATGCGGGAGGCATACGAGCCGCCGAAGGACTGGGCGAAGGAGGAGTAGTCGACGGAGACATCGACCGGTGTTTCGCCCTTGCCGGCTGAGGCAGGAACCTTCGGGGCGAGGGTGAAGAGCAACCCCTTCACCCCTGCCCGCTTGGCGTGCTGGGAGTCGAGGATTCGTGAGGTGACACTGCTCGGATCAGCGGCCTCGCTGGCCGCGCCGCTCTTCGTCTTGCTCTTGCCCGCCACGCCACTCGTGGCACGCGCGAGCCCGATCGGCTGCCCCTGCGGCGAGGCGAACCGCTTCGCGCCCTTGGCACCCTGAGCCGGAAGCGCTGTGGTGACCTGGGTGGGCTGCGGCAGTTTGGCCCGAGGAGCCTTCTCCGGTACCCGGGAGCCCGTGTACTGTGCACGCGGCTTGACCTTGCCGGTCTTGCTGCCTGCGACGGGCTTCTCCGACGACGGCGCCCCCGGCAGATTGCTGGCTGCGACGGATACGGGCGCCGCTACACCCTGCAGCAGGGACGCGATGAGGACGCTGGATAGCGCGAGTGATGTTCTGCGGAGCAGCCGGGCCCCGGGGGTGGCTTTCATAAGTGGCGTGTCCATCGCTGTTGGGCGCCCGGCCACCTATGTGAGCCGAGCGCAGAAGATGAAGTGAAAATCCGCAAGAGCGCTGGTCGTATTGGGTGGGCGGGCCCGCGTGGGCCCGCCCACCCGATACGAGAGACTTCAGAAGCGGTTACCGCTGGGAACCTCGGTCGGGATGTCGAAGAGGGTTCCGTTCAGCTGCTGGACCTGGCTGTCGTCCAGGGCACCCTGGAACGCCCACACATCGTCCACCGAGCCAGCGAAGTAGCTGCCGGGCAGGTCTTCCTTCGCCCGGCCGATTTGCACGGACTTCGCAGCCTTGAAGCTGAGCGCGTCCTCTGCCAAGGACCCGGGGATCTCACAAGCAGGTTCGCCTGCCCCCTCGTCGCTGTCCGCACCACTGCAGACCGCGGTCTGGATCTGGCCGTTGACGTACAGGCGGAGCTCCTTGGCGAACCCGTCATACACCACTGCCAGGTGATTCCAGCTGGTGACATCGTTGAACGCGGTGTTGCTCACGGCAGTCACCGTGGCCCCCGTGGTGCTGTCCTTGTCCGGAACGGACAACACCCAACTGCCGAGCCCCTCAGGATTCTTCGGATCAGGTTGGAAACGGACCTCGAACGAGCTGCGGTTTGTGCCCTCGGCACTCATCACGACCATGCTGTGGTCAGGCACTGCTGCCGCCTGAGCCCAAGCCGTCATGGTGAAGCTCACCCCCGTATCGACGGGCATCGTCGAGGTTGCCGCGTAAGCACTCTCACCATCGAGTTCCAGGCCGCTGTTGTCGATCTGCCCCGACCCCAGCCGCGCAGATCCGTACAGACTCATGGGCCTGTTCTCCGGCGTCGCATCGGCCACCGTCGGCGGGAGGGTGCTCGTTGCCTCTTCGAACTGCCAGCGCCCCTCGATCACCGGGCTCTGACGGAACATCTGCTGGACTTCTTCAGCAGAGACCGGCCGGTCGTACAGACGCACGTCATCGATCTGCCCGGGGAAGTACTCGATGAGCCTGCCGCCGTCGACGCTCAGTGCTCCGACCTGGACGTTCCCACCAGCGTAGAAGGGCTCGGCCGGGGCAGCGACGCTGCCGGCCTTGGCACCGTTGACGTACAGAGTCAGCGTCTGCGCTACCTGGTCGTGGACCCCGACCAGGTGTACCCAGTCACCGGCGTAGGCCTTGGCCCCCTCCGGTTGAAGAGCAGCGATCTGGGAGGCGCCCACCGCATCGTCCGAGAACTGCTTGAAGCCCCATCGGTTGTAGGTGTTGGAGTAGTACAGCTCGTAGCCGGGCCGGTTGGTGCCCAACTGCGCCACGACTGTGGCCGCCCCGTCGGGAAGACGGTCGAGCTTTGCCCACGCCGATACGGTGAAGGGGCGCTGGGTGTCGGTGTGCGGGGCGGCGGTGCGGGCGTAGCCCGTCGTGCCATCCAGCTGCAGGGCGTGGCCGGCGAGGCCTGCGGCTCCGAGCTGGGCACCGCCGTTGAGCGCCAGTGGCTGGGTATCGGCGTGTCCGACCACCTCGGTCGTCTTTTTGGCCTCGGTCTCGTTTTCGGCCTTGGGCTGATATTCGGGCTCGTCCAGCGGGAAGACCGTACGGGCCGTTCGGCCGTTGCCTATGGGCTCGAGCCGGTACAGGTTTGCCACTTCCGCGGCGCTGATCGGCTTGTCGAAGATGCGCAGTTCATCGATGGTGCCGGGAAAGAACGACTTCAGGACGCCGTCGTACTTGCCGGCACCGATCTGCAGCCCGCGGCGTGCATCCCACGCCGTCGTGTACGGGGTGGAGCCGGCCAGCGTGCCATTGACATACAGAGACAGCGCCTTGTCCACGCCGCTGTAGATCCCGACAAGGTGCGTCCACTCACCAACGGCCACGCCGCCTGGGTCAGGTGCCATTGCTCTGATGATGGAAGCGTTCGGCGTGTCCGAGGAGAACTGATTGAAGACCCACCGCGTCTTTTCCGCGGAGTAGTAGAGCTCGAATCCTGGTGCATAGTTGCCGGGCTGCGCTGCGATGATCGCAGCGTTGTCGGGAATCTTGTCAAGTTTGACCCAGGCCGAGACGCTGAAGCCGTTCGCCGTGTTGATGGTCGGGATATCGGTTGCCGCATATCCGGTCGCGCCGTCGAGGTGGAGGGCGGTTCCCTTCTTGCCCTCCACCTCGGGGGTCGCCCCACCGTGGAGAGTGGCGACGCGGGCACCGGAGCTGCCTTCGGCCTGGCCTGCCGCGGCGTCGTCGTCCATCTCCCACATAGCCCTCTCGGGCTGGCCGGCACTTACCTTGAATTGGTACGTATAAGGAGCGCTGGCACGGCCCGATCCGTCGATCGCCTGGGCCATGATGAAGTTCACTCCCACCTTGGACGGCAGTAGTTTGATCGACTTTGCCGCCCCAGCTGATGTGGCCACTGTGTTCTTCGGGGACGGGTCGGTATTGATGCCGTACCAGTACTTGGTGACATCAGAGTCCGAGCCCTTGAGCTGGAACGTTCCGTACTTGCCTACGCCGTCGAACCAGGGATCGTCTTCGCCACGTATTGACTCGGGATAGTCGGACGACGTGATGGTCGGAGTCGCAGGAGCTGCCGCGTCGTATGTGAAGTAGCAGCTGGTGGCGCTGCCTGCGTTGGACCAGGGTGAGTACTGCGCCCCGTCGTAGGTCCGCACATACCAGTTGATCTGTGTCCCGTCCTTGGGCAATACGGACGCAGGCAGGGAGATATAGAACTGCGAGCCCGATGCTTTGAAAGTGGTCAGTGCGGGCTTCCACCGTGCGATGAGACCCTTACCGTCCTTAGTATCCCAGCCTGCCCGGAACTGAACGGCAACCTTGTCACCGTCAGGGTCGGTGACACCATTGGCGTAGATCACTCCGAGAGTGCGCACCATCGGCGGCGACGCGCTCGGACTCTTGCACGCCCCGCCATACTGCATCGTCAACTGCGACATCTTGACCTGGGCCGGCGGCCGGTTGTACTTCACCCGCAGAAACGCCTTGTTTGAAAACCGCTTCCACGCGTACCCGTCCGACTCGCTTGCCGCACGTAGCCCGAACGTCATCGTCGACGACCCGGCGTTGGCGATCTCCTGGA
This window encodes:
- a CDS encoding LamG-like jellyroll fold domain-containing protein; amino-acid sequence: MRSETSDVFATTDGGLEAREYLRPVRTRVDGRWKPVDTDLAVTEKGTVAPKAAAVGLEFSGGGDAPLVRMTKAGRELSLTWPGVLPKPVLSGALATYQDVLPGVDLRMEAQETGYTQLLVVNSAEAAADPRLSEVRLKLDAQGLDVVRTSEGGVRAVDEGAGGTVFEAPRPMMWDSSVPGEGAAASGSASRALAAASPAAGEEPGATESGKLAQVEVAVPAEGDELVLTPDSDVLRGADTAYPVFIDPQFDTPLASGWTMASKYWASSPQWKFNGESTAGMGYCNWAYCQPNDTKRLLYRIPTSKFAGKTILSAEFVVRNTWSASCSARSVELWRTKDISSATTWNSQNAAGFWIKQLKSSSFAYGYDGCSAKDAEFDVKSAVQEIANAGSSTMTFGLRAASESDGYAWKRFSNKAFLRVKYNRPPAQVKMSQLTMQYGGACKSPSASPPMVRTLGVIYANGVTDPDGDKVAVQFRAGWDTKDGKGLIARWKPALTTFKASGSQFYISLPASVLPKDGTQINWYVRTYDGAQYSPWSNAGSATSCYFTYDAAAPATPTITSSDYPESIRGEDDPWFDGVGKYGTFQLKGSDSDVTKYWYGINTDPSPKNTVATSAGAAKSIKLLPSKVGVNFIMAQAIDGSGRASAPYTYQFKVSAGQPERAMWEMDDDAAAGQAEGSSGARVATLHGGATPEVEGKKGTALHLDGATGYAATDIPTINTANGFSVSAWVKLDKIPDNAAIIAAQPGNYAPGFELYYSAEKTRWVFNQFSSDTPNASIIRAMAPDPGGVAVGEWTHLVGIYSGVDKALSLYVNGTLAGSTPYTTAWDARRGLQIGAGKYDGVLKSFFPGTIDELRIFDKPISAAEVANLYRLEPIGNGRTARTVFPLDEPEYQPKAENETEAKKTTEVVGHADTQPLALNGGAQLGAAGLAGHALQLDGTTGYARTAAPHTDTQRPFTVSAWAKLDRLPDGAATVVAQLGTNRPGYELYYSNTYNRWGFKQFSDDAVGASQIAALQPEGAKAYAGDWVHLVGVHDQVAQTLTLYVNGAKAGSVAAPAEPFYAGGNVQVGALSVDGGRLIEYFPGQIDDVRLYDRPVSAEEVQQMFRQSPVIEGRWQFEEATSTLPPTVADATPENRPMSLYGSARLGSGQIDNSGLELDGESAYAATSTMPVDTGVSFTMTAWAQAAAVPDHSMVVMSAEGTNRSSFEVRFQPDPKNPEGLGSWVLSVPDKDSTTGATVTAVSNTAFNDVTSWNHLAVVYDGFAKELRLYVNGQIQTAVCSGADSDEGAGEPACEIPGSLAEDALSFKAAKSVQIGRAKEDLPGSYFAGSVDDVWAFQGALDDSQVQQLNGTLFDIPTEVPSGNRF